In one Triplophysa dalaica isolate WHDGS20190420 chromosome 9, ASM1584641v1, whole genome shotgun sequence genomic region, the following are encoded:
- the capns1b gene encoding calpain small subunit 1b: MTPTRVQQVNLLKYNNMKASKRSKSTGFRTLSFTNQRTGCGAHPENLDTQVLLFCLPEVWTCLLRDFPVALFDIFVLIFHLCPFAVLNMNLAKKLIGGILDVVSNVDPSQFVPSDPPPPRRPLAYSNPNESDEERQFRKVFQQLAGEDMEVSPTELMKILNKIICKHGDLKTDGFSIESCRSMVAVMDCDSTGKLGFEEFKYLWNNIKRWQGIYKSYDADRSGTIGASELPGAFRAAGFPLDQLFQMLTRRYSDPEGNMDFDNFIGCLVRLDAMCRAFKTLDKDNNGTIKVNIQEWLQLTMYS, encoded by the exons ATGACCCCAACAAGGGTCCAACAAGTGAACTTgctgaaatacaataacatgaAAGCAAGCAAGCGCAGTAAATCGACAGGTTTTAGGACCCTGAGTTTTACAAATCAACGAACTGGGTGTGGAGCGCATCCAGAGAATTTGGACACACAGGTTTTACTTTTCTGTTTACCTGAGGTGTGGACGTGTCTTCTCCGTGACTTTCCGGTTGCTCTCTTCGACATCTTTGTTCTG ATATTTCATCTGTGCCCATTCGCAGTGCTCAATATGAATTTGGCCAAAAAACTCATTGGAGGGATCCTGGATGTTGTTAG CAACGTCGATCCATCCCAGTTTGTTCCTTCTGACCCT CCTCCTCCCAGAAGACCATTGGCATATTCTAATCCAAATGAAAGTGATGAGGAGAGGCAGTTTCGCAAAGTATTTCAGCAACTTGCAGGGGAA GACATGGAGGTGAGCCCTACTGAACTGATGAAAATTCTTAACAAGATCATCTGCAAAC ATGGTGATCTAAAGACAGATGGTTTCAGCATTGAGTCCTGCAGGAGCATGGTGGCAGTGATGGAT TGCGACAGCACTGGAAAGTTGGGCTttgaggagttcaagtatctttGGAATAATATCAAGAGGTGGCAG GGCATTTACAAGTCTTACGACGCAGACCGCTCTGGTACGATTGGGGCTTCCGAGCTGCCTGGAGCTTTCAGAGCAGCAG GGTTCCCACTTGACCAGCTTTTCCAGATGCTTACCAgaagatacagtgacccagagGGCAACATGGATTTTGACAATTTCATTGGTTGTCTTGTGCGTTTGGATGCTATGTGCC GGGCCTTCAAGACACTTGACAAGGACAATAATGGCACCATTAAGGTTAACATTCAAGAG TGGTTGCAGCTGACCATGTACTCCTGA
- the zgc:101731 gene encoding SNARE_SNAP25N and SNARE_SNAP23C domain-containing protein, which produces MAVDSTMRSEVEELQRKANQVTDESLEITRNMKLLLEESKDAGIRTLVMLDEQGEQLERVEEGLDQINQDMKEAEKNLTDLGKCCGLCSCDKLKDFQASGAYKKVWGNNQDGVVSSQPTSRVVDEREKMTMSGGYIRRVTNDAREDEMEDTMAQVGSILGNLRSMAIDMGNEIDTQNVQIERIQSKAVVNESRINEANQRATKLISR; this is translated from the exons ATGGCTGTTGATTCCACGATGAGGTCTGAAGTGGAGGAGTTGCAGAGGAAAGCCAATCAGGTGACAGATGAG TCTCTAGAGATCACCAGAAACATGAAGCTTCTGTTAGAGGAG AGTAAAGATGCAGGAATCAGGACGTTGGTTATGCTGGATGAGCAGGGAG AGCAGCTGGAGCGGGTTGAGGAAGGGCTGGACCAGATCAACCAGGACATGAAGGAAGCTGAGAAAAACCTTACAGATCTGGGCAAATGCTGCGGTCTGTGCTCCTGTGATAA GCTGAAGGACTTTCAAGCAAGTGGGGCCTATAAGAAAGTGTGGGGTAACAATCAGGATGGGGTGGTGTCTAGCCAGCCCACATCCCGTGTGGTGGATGAGAGGGAGAAGATGACCATGAGTGGTGGATACATTAGAAG agtaACGAACGATGCAAGAGAGGATGAAATGGAGGACACCATGGCCCAGGTAGGCAGTATACTCGGCAACCTCAGAAGCATGGCAATTGACATGGGCAATGAAATCGACACTCAGAATGTCCAGATAGAACGCATACAGAGCAag GCGGTGGTTAATGAATCCCGGATCAATGAGGCCAATCAGAGGGCCACAAAGCTAATATCAAGATAA
- the zgc:113149 gene encoding uncharacterized protein zgc:113149 → MSGILPYHYRGPDGNLMRFKKRKSRFTFPEVELLLNEVQKKRHILVGKFNRGISKELKHRMWAALTARINEVSECHREVIEVIKKWADLKCDTKRRVAAMRAAGATPAQIAQELSPVETMVHQILQMSNSNKITTALTFHDRMDDDNEDSLDMSEIPHSSSSMANGMPHSFGLAMPPPIHARIPGKRDLGPPTDMMYSYDSAVPLTDLPADTSENEDSTPFIEPASHKHQNTVNTPQILSPPIAERSNMQEKPNHYTLNGRPASGIATFTPPSRASSSGSVPAPPSSRPAPVDPHSLREHLAQSASQSLQEQQASTLLIGSLSRSLETLAESVQRMVHTQKQFSRDTLQLQRDTLHVLRDFSSSTLTLLQDKIHGHHNL, encoded by the exons ATGTCAGGGATCTTACCGTACCACTACAGGGGCCCAGATGGCAATTTGATGCGGTTTAAGAAAAGAAAGTCACGGTTCACATTCCCGGAGGTTGAGCTGCTCCTCAATGAAGTGCAGAAAAAACGGCACATTTTAGTTG GGAAGTTCAACAGGGGCATTTCGAAGGAACTCAAACATCGCATGTGGGCTGCTCTGACGGCACGTATCAATGAGGTGAGCGAGTGTCACAGAGAGGTCATCGAAGTCATAAAGAAATGGGCCGACCTCAAGTGTGATACCAAGCGGAGAGTGGCAGCCATGAGGGCGGCGGGAGCGACGCCTGCCCAAATTGCCCAAGAATTGTCGCCTGTGGAAACAATGGTGCACCAGATCCTTCAGATGTCAAACTCAAACAAAATCACGACGGCTTTGACATTTCATGACCGAATGGATGATGACAATGAGGATAGTCTGGATATGTCTGAGATACCACATAGCTCCTCAAGTATGGCAAACGGCATGCCTCATTCATTTGGTTTAGCGATGCCACCTCCTATCCATGCTAGGATCCCGGGCAAAAGAGATTTGGGGCCACCTACGGATATGATGTATAGCT ACGATTCAGCAGTGCCTCTTACAGACCTCCCGGCTGACACGTCAGAAAATGAAG ACAGTACGCCATTTATTGAACCAGCAAGCCATAAACATCAGAATACTGTTAATACCCCACAAATTCTTAGCCCTCCCATTGCTGAGAGAAGCAATATGCAAGAAAAACCCAATCACTACACATTAAATGGCCGTCCAGCATCTGGTATCGCGACATTTACTCCACCCTCCAGGGCCTCGTCGTCGGGTTCTGTTCCTGCTCCGCCTTCTTCCAGACCTGCTCCCGTGGATCCACATAGCCTGCGGGAGCATTTAGCCCAGAGTGCCTCACAGAGCCTGCAGGAGCAGCAGGCATCCACACTGCTCATAGGGTCTCTTTCTCGCTCGCTTGAGACCCTTGCAGAGTCAGTGCAGCGGATGGTTCACACCCAGAAGCAGTTTTCACGTGACACCTTACAGCTGCAGCGCGACACGCTCCATGTCCTGCGTGACTTCTCCTCCAGCACCTTGACTCTCCTGCAAGACAAAATCCACGGCCATCATAACCTGTGA
- the xaf1 gene encoding XIAP-associated factor 1, with protein MDTEEMVLCTHCNKEVAKANFDVHEPHCQRFLCLCPDCDETIPRDQLEDHKAEEHAEVKCQECNKKMERRHLMDHKTDECLERLQSCEYCELELPLSGLLKHSLSCGSRTTPCSDCGRYVQFQHQHLHALECSNGPLTVKNPRPEDDETVEKQISTCWSCLKTIPSKNLEAHKMYCKPFVRNTDADLHEDLEPRNMSSPDTPDVSFKFQKAKRYMERDLDEISTCNFCHLALPVKTLEWHEKKCELHKHLSLSQ; from the exons CAATAAAGAAGTGGCCAAAGCGAACTTTGACGTGCATGAACCTCACTGTCAGAGGTTTCTGTGTCTGTGCCCCGACTGCGATGAAACCATCCCTCGAGATCAACTGGAGGACCACAAAGCTGAAGAACACGCAGAG GTGAAATgccaggaatgcaataaaaagatGGAACGAAGGCATCTGATGGACCACAAG ACAGATGAGTGCCTAGAGCGGCTTCAGAGCTGTGAGTATTGTGAGCTTGAGCTTCCTCTGAGTGGTTTACTGAAGCACAGTTTGTCCTGCGGGAGTCGCACAACACCCTGCTCTGACTGTGGACGCTACGTACAATTTCAACACCAGCATCTACATGCTCTGGAGTGCTCTAATGGCCCCCTAACAGTGAAGAACCCTAGACCTGAAGATGATGAAACTGTTG agaAGCAAATCTCAACGTGTTGGAGTTGTCTGAAGACCATTCCTTCCAAGAATCTAGAGGCGCATAAG ATGTACTGCAAACCGTTTGTGAGAAACACGGATGCTGATCTTCACGAAGACTTAGAACCTAGAAATATGAGTTCTCCAGACACTCCAGATGTCTCCTTCAAGTTTCAGAAGGCAAAGAGATACATGGAAAGAGATCTAGATGAAATAAGCACCTGTAATTTCTGTCATCTGGCACTTCCCGTGAAGACTCTTGAATGGCATGAG aaaaaatgtgaattaCATAAACATCTGAGCCTGTCACAGTGA